In one window of Tubulanus polymorphus chromosome 3, tnTubPoly1.2, whole genome shotgun sequence DNA:
- the LOC141902383 gene encoding purine nucleoside phosphorylase-like — MTSTSTASAATTYSYEEIKNIANFLLEKIELNPPEVGIICGSGLGSLADSLENKVAFPYEEIPGFPVSTVPGHVGKLVFGYLKGKPTVCMQGRIHPYEGYPLWLCAKPVRVMAHMGVKTLIVTNAAGGLNRSYNVGDIMIIKDHINLPGFAGNNPLMGINDERYGTRFPSMTTAYDKKLHKLGTEIAKDLGYGDYIRNGVYVMQGGPCFETQAECRLLSLLGADVTGMSTVHEVIVARHSGLRVFGMSLVTNKCIMDYDNDDSPNHAEVLETAKSRGACMKAIVSKLVEKLD; from the exons ATGACATCCACTTCTACTGCATCTGCTGCAACAACTTACAG CtatgaagaaataaaaaacatcgCCAATTTTCTACTAgagaaaatagaattaaatcCACCTGAAGTTGGAATTATTTGCGGTTCAGGATTGGGAAGTCTTGCCGattctttagaaaataaagtaGCGTTCCCTTACGAGGAAATACCTGGATTCCCTGTTAGCACCG TGCCTGGTCATGTTGGAAAACTTGTATTTGGATATCTAAAAGGGAAGCCTACAGTTTGCATGCAGGGTAGGATTCACCCATATGAAGGTTATCCTTTATGGCTG tgTGCTAAACCAGTGAGAGTGATGGCACATATGGGAGTGAAAACTCTGATTGTTACGAACGCAGCTGGTGGTTTGAATAGAAGTTATAATGTTGGTGATATAATGATTATCAAAGATCACATCAATTTACCAGGATTTGCTGGAAATAATCCTCTAATGGGTATTAATGATGAGAG ATATGGAACTAGATTTCCTTCTATGACAACTGCATACGACAAAAAACTTCATAAACTCGGTACAGAGATTGCTAAAGACTTGGGTTATGGTGATTACATACGCAATGGTGTTTACGTGATGCAAGGAGGACCGTGTTTTGAAACTCAAGCTGAATGTCGTCTGCTAAGCCTTCTCGGAGCAGATGTCACAG GTATGAGTACTGTGCATGAAGTAATCGTCGCGCGACATTCCGGTTTACGTGTGTTTGGTATGAGCCTCGTCACTAACAAATGTATAATGGATTATGACAATGATGATTCGCCCAATCACGCAGAAGTTCTCGAAACGGCGAAGTCCCGTGGAGCGTGTATGAAAGCCATTGTTTCTAAGCTCGTCGAGAAATTAGATTAA